The DNA sequence GAATAAAACTCATCTGGTATGGAGCTGTTTATTCATCTGACTACTGCCGTTGACTTTTTTGCTGTAGAGAAATATGGGCTCTTCCAAGTTTAAAACGATCGAAGACGAATTGGTTACGGCCCTGGTGAAGTCGGGATGCATTCCAGAGAATCATGGTCACGACATGAAGAAAATGTCCTTTCAGCGATGTGCAAGGACAGACAAGGTATTGTGAGAAACGACCTGTTCTTGCAGTCAAACAGTGGCTAGAGTTTTTCCTGAACTTGATCCAGTTATTATCACTTGTATTACTGGGGTGACCTCAGTGCGATTAGACATGCTTAACCATCCACTTTTGtactttgtgcttttttaaatggcctAACACACAGTCATGTTATTAATACCCTACTCTTGCCAGGGAGTGTCAGCGGCGGGGCAGGTGGTGTCTCTGAAGCTTTGGCTGATTGATGATGTCGTGGCCAAGATTAACGCTCACCTGCCTGCACAGATACGAGTGTTAGGTGAGACCTGCCTGCCTGGCTTTtatacgagtgtgtgagtgtgggtgtgtgtgtgtgagtgtgggtgtgggtgtgtgtgtgtgagtgtgggggtgtgtgtgtgtgtgcgcgtgcatgggtgtgtgtgcacacgtgtatgtgtgtgtgtgtgtgtgtgtgtgcacgcatgtgtatgtgtgtgtgcgtgtgtgtgtggatgtgtgagtgtgtgtgtgtgtgtgaatgcatgtgtatgcatgtgtgtgcgcgcgcacgcgcgtgtgtgtggttgtgtgtgacaCGCGTCTCTTTGGCCCCTCCCCTTCATTCCAGGCCTCAGACGGGTGACGGGCAGCTTCAACTCTAAGAACAGCTGTGACGCGCGCACGTACTCCTACTTGCTCCCCACCGTAGCCTTCGCGCCCAAGGAGCTGGTCCACCAGGACGCCAGCTTCCGGCTGGGGAGCGAGGCCCTGCAGCGGGTCAACCAGCTCTTCTCCCGCTTCAAGGGCACCCACAACTTCCACAACTTCACCTCCCAGAAGGCCCCGGGGGACCCCAGCGCCCGCCGCTACGTCTTGGACATGGCGTGCGCGGAGCCCTTCCTGCGCGACGGCGCCGAGTTCGCCGTCGTCACGGTGACGGGCCAGAGCTTCATGATGCACCAGATCCGCAAGATGATCGGCCTGGTGGTGGCCGTGGCCCAGGGCTACGCGGACCCGGGGGTGCTGGAGAGGAGCTGGGGCGAGAGTAAGGTGGACGTGCCCAAGGCGCCGGGGCTGGGCCTGGTGCTGGAGCGGGTCCACTTCCAGCGCTACAACCGTCGCTTCGGCGGGGACGGCCTCCACGAGCCGCTGGActggagcagggaggagggcaGCATCGCCGCCTTCAAGGAGGAGCACATCTACCCCAGCATCCTGCAGGCGGAGCGGGAGGAGAAGTCCATGCTGGCCTGGATGGCCACTCTGCCCAAGCACGACTTCCAGGCCACCGATTCGGGGCTGCAGGGGGGCAGAGATGCACTGCAGGTATGTGGCAGCCTGGTGGTGGTTTGGGAaagcaaactaaaataaagaggaaaactTCATATCATAACAGGGATGGAAACTGGagttttgtgagttttttttcttttggtctgGTTCTCTGTTTGTGAGGCCCGAACATAAATTGGAAACTGTTGTgggcaaaacaaaatggtgcaCTTGGGTGTGAAGCTAGAGTAgtgcacacatttcattttctgggGGGAATATGTAGTGAATTTcttcatccatttaaaaaaaaaaaaagaaaagtgcagTTCTCACCATGAGGTATGTTTAAGTTTTGTTGTGTAGGTGTTTACACGTAACACAAAAGGCGTTCCACAGGGTTCCGTTTTGGGACCaatactgtttacagtttataTTAATGATATTATTGCTTCTCTACATTCATGTAAATTCCATttttatgctgatgacacaattTTGTATGGTTCTTTTGTATTTCTATACAGCCAGAAATTGAAAACCTACAACACACTTCTAATACTCTTCAAATGCAACTGTTCAACCTCAAGTTAatttaaaattccaaaaaaccaaATGGATATTCTCATTGGCATAAGTGTACTGATTCCAATCGtaaaatcacacacatatagaGAGAGTGCCCCAACGTAAATATCTACGAATCGGGGTAGATGATaaacttcatttttaatttcacattaataACCTAGTAACAAAACTGTAGACAAAACTAGGCTTTCTGTACAGAAATAAGTGCTGCTTTACTGGGctccacagaaagaaaataccagaataattatttttgcctGCTGGGTCACGGAGATGTGATCTATGGTCGAGCTGCTGCTACTACCCTGAAACCACTAGATGCTGTTTACTTATCCCCGGTGACAGCTATAACACATATCATTGTCTCTTGTATGCAAAGGTTGGGTGGCCGTCTCTGTCGGTTGGATGTGAGCATCATTggtatttacttatttatttatttaatgttattgaATAAACACTTATATGTCATGCCTTGTAATCTGGTTTACTAACAGTCTTGGTGCTCCTTCTCAAAACAAGGTTATCCTTTCATGTACAACCTGTGAGAAAATCTGGAAATTTGCCTTCAGTTACTGTGCCCGGTACACTTGAATTAAAATACAGAGCACAGTAAACCTAAACTCATTGCTGCTGCTACACCAGTTCAAATCTCTgatctctgtgtttgttcattCTGGGCATAATTGGTTTTAATTTCTGTTGCACTTATtaacttttatttcttttttcacaaaCTGTAACTATAACAAATACTAGAACAGTCTGTTCTAGTGTTTCTTATACTTTTTTAATAATTGTAATTCCACACCATTGTACACACAACTCTTACTCTATGGTTTCGCGAGGTGTAATAAAgggtgaatgaatgagtgtgcgtgtgtgtgtgtgtgtatgttcatatacagctatttatatattaacatgcttttttcccccctgaaggATAATGATGAAGATGAAAACCGCTCAGATTAGACGTCTTGTGAAAAAACAGGCGAGCTGGTTCCCTGAAGCCTCAAGGATGGTTTATATCCTGTGTAatgggtggggagagggggtctTACTTTGCCTTAAAATCAATTCAGaccttggggggtggggtgtctgGTGTCAACTAGTGTGTAGGGAATTGAATAAGGATGACAGTCATGATTTTAACTAAAATGTACTCTAAAAAGCTTTGttaatataagcattttaacctgtttttatttggaTTGGATTTGTCAAAGTGTATTTAGTAGTGAAGGTCATGACTGCCTCACTAATGATGGAAAATGGAACATTGTAccatttcaaaaacatgtttggGAAAAAATCATGCTAAAAACAGTTGTGGAGCTTTCGAGCTCACTGAGGaactatttattttagttttcatttttatatattctttGTCTTATTGAGTCCCATTTGggtaaaatctattttttgagGCCTTggtttcttggaaaaaaaacagattttaaagtACTGTGGGGTTGATAAATCTGAGGTTGTTTGTTGTAAGTACAGTAGTCTTCCATTTCAGTTGACtgtatgaaaacaaactgcaattgcctaatttgtttttgaaattcttGAACATTTTTGTCTAAAAGGCCCACAAGCTGTGTTCTTGATCacctgaaaatgtgttttcagttaACTTATAAAAACTGTGTATTTACAGAAATTCTGTTGGTAAtcaaaatacattgtatttatgGGAAAAATGTGCctgaatttcattatttatcttttCATGCTGGAGaacaatatttattatgttATCCCATTAcgtaaaacaaaatataaaacaaaatttccTCGATATGACTACATATTGTTAAAGTGGATAACAGTGACATAACGTGGGTGTATTTGGTTATTTTCCAATGAATTTTAAGCAGATGCTCTGTGcttaattttgacatttttggaaGCTTGTTTGTATATGTTGAATTTTTCAGTAGCTTAGCGTCTGTAAAATTCTTACTGCTTGGTAAAGATGCCACCAGTTTGACCCTGAAAACGTgcaattgtatttttgtttatgttactgcaatatttaatgtatttatttatcaaataaagGCTGTCGTTTTATAAAGTGTTAACTTCAAAAAATACCCTGAACAAGATCAAGACTCTAATAAATTTGACTGAATGCAATTAGTATATTCCAAGCTAACACTGGTCAGCAGTCAAGAAAATCGTTGTGACCGTTTTGGGTATGCAAATAGTAGTATCTGGTATCACCGCCGTGTATTCTCTCAAATATATGGGCAAGAACAGATGTAACTTCACGAACGTACGTGCTGATATGGCATACATTCAATAGGAGTATTGTAACTGAACTTTAATTTGGCACATTTCACGACCCAGGTTAAATAAACCGAGAGCCTAGTTAGGTGGGTCTCTGCTCTGGCCACTACAGGTCATCCATACAGTTTAACCCATGTATTTTACCGtgtaaaacatgtattttaaataaatataaatgtcaatAAGTGTCAAATACGGACTTCAGTTAACCATCACGATGGTCCCTGTCAGTACTCATGCCAATCGTAAGGTGGCGACATAAATCCCACCAACTTGTGAAACTCATGTTAATGTCTACAGTCTATGGTAGCAACATTGCGTTGGAAAAATGGCGACTTCCACAAGTAGCAACGTGAACGTAGATGAGCCCGAAGGAGTGGCAAATAAATCGTCTAAAAAGGACATAAACAACAAAGTGGACCTTGTTATCAATAATAGGAAGCATGCCAATTATGTTTTTGACATACTGGAATATTTACAGGTAAGTAGGTTGCTGTTTTTTGGGATGAAATTGATTGGGGTTAAGCTTGATTAACTTAAGCCTCGTTTCTTATAAAATAAGTTCGTCGCGTTGTGAGTTTCACGCTTTGGTCAAGGTAATTCCACCCTTTTAAGATATAACAGTAAATCGTTTCCTCCATTGTCTATGGGCTCAGGCAGACAAAGAGAAGGATGTTGTCTGTGCGGTCAATGCTTGCAACAAGCTGTTCTGCGCGCTGCTGAAGAGGGGAGACCTGTTTGTCGGCCAGTTGCCCAGTGAAGAGGACATGCTCTCCGGTAAGCGACTCTTCCTCGTGTCCAAAACCATCGCTTTTGACATGTGAGCAGAATAGGATATGACGCTATACCCGTACACAGTGTAAgagctttttgttttaaaactgttGCCAGTTGCTTTAGGATTATACTCATTATACATGTGTCAAACTAATGATCGTCTTTTCTCTAACGTAACGTAAATTATGTAGATATATTTCCTTTACTTGCCGTCACGTCACCTACTAAGCTAAGGATATTGTTTGGCTGGTCGTagtgtccctatatgaaattTTAAACTATGGGTTTCATCTATAAGTGTGCCAGCATTGGGGTATTGAGCTAATTTAGCAGGCTGGTTggtgaaagtaaaaaaatctgcacacaCCGGTAATACAGGTATGGAATTGGGGGTCAAGAGTAATACATAGCACTTATTCTGCAGAAGAGACCGGTGATTGGGCCAGGGTTTACTGTGGAGTGTATTGTGACAGAT is a window from the Anguilla rostrata isolate EN2019 chromosome 14, ASM1855537v3, whole genome shotgun sequence genome containing:
- the LOC135239313 gene encoding pseudouridylate synthase 1 homolog isoform X3; this translates as MITLRPLLRILSGARLSIVANNKRWTDKCKDLRCFHTSGKMSREQPNDRLAEVNESMKRGAEKAGNAGDAAVHTEKRQKVSEDQPLDEKKFQKRKVVLLMAYSGKGYHGMQRNMGSSKFKTIEDELVTALVKSGCIPENHGHDMKKMSFQRCARTDKGVSAAGQVVSLKLWLIDDVVAKINAHLPAQIRVLGLRRVTGSFNSKNSCDARTYSYLLPTVAFAPKELVHQDASFRLGSEALQRVNQLFSRFKGTHNFHNFTSQKAPGDPSARRYVLDMACAEPFLRDGAEFAVVTVTGQSFMMHQIRKMIGLVVAVAQGYADPGVLERSWGESKVDVPKAPGLGLVLERVHFQRYNRRFGGDGLHEPLDWSREEGSIAAFKEEHIYPSILQAEREEKSMLAWMATLPKHDFQATDSGLQGGRDALQDNDEDENRSD
- the LOC135239313 gene encoding pseudouridylate synthase 1 homolog isoform X1 encodes the protein MITLRPLLRILSGARLSIVANNKRWTDKCKDLRCFHTSGKMSREQPNDRLAEVNESMKRGAEKAGNAGDAAVHTEKRQKVSEDQPLDEKKFQKRKVVLLMAYSGKGYHGMQRNMGSSKFKTIEDELVTALVKSGCIPENHGHDMKKMSFQRCARTDKGVSAAGQVVSLKLWLIDDVVAKINAHLPAQIRVLGLRRVTGSFNSKNSCDARTYSYLLPTVAFAPKELVHQDASFRLGSEALQRVNQLFSRFKGTHNFHNFTSQKAPGDPSARRYVLDMACAEPFLRDGAEFAVVTVTGQSFMMHQIRKMIGLVVAVAQGYADPGVLERSWGESKVDVPKAPGLGLVLERVHFQRYNRRFGGDGLHEPLDWSREEGSIAAFKEEHIYPSILQAEREEKSMLAWMATLPKHDFQATDSGLQGGRDALQVGWPSLSVGCEHHWIMMKMKTAQIRRLVKKQASWFPEASRMVYILCNGWGEGVLLCLKINSDLGGWGVWCQLVCRELNKDDSHDFN
- the LOC135239313 gene encoding pseudouridylate synthase 1 homolog isoform X2 is translated as MSREQPNDRLAEVNESMKRGAEKAGNAGDAAVHTEKRQKVSEDQPLDEKKFQKRKVVLLMAYSGKGYHGMQRNMGSSKFKTIEDELVTALVKSGCIPENHGHDMKKMSFQRCARTDKGVSAAGQVVSLKLWLIDDVVAKINAHLPAQIRVLGLRRVTGSFNSKNSCDARTYSYLLPTVAFAPKELVHQDASFRLGSEALQRVNQLFSRFKGTHNFHNFTSQKAPGDPSARRYVLDMACAEPFLRDGAEFAVVTVTGQSFMMHQIRKMIGLVVAVAQGYADPGVLERSWGESKVDVPKAPGLGLVLERVHFQRYNRRFGGDGLHEPLDWSREEGSIAAFKEEHIYPSILQAEREEKSMLAWMATLPKHDFQATDSGLQGGRDALQVGWPSLSVGCEHHWIMMKMKTAQIRRLVKKQASWFPEASRMVYILCNGWGEGVLLCLKINSDLGGWGVWCQLVCRELNKDDSHDFN